Proteins co-encoded in one Salarias fasciatus chromosome 4, fSalaFa1.1, whole genome shotgun sequence genomic window:
- the LOC115387317 gene encoding volume-regulated anion channel subunit LRRC8D, whose protein sequence is MFSLSELAPLNQHQSSCKLLKPWWEVFMDHLVVLMLLTSVLACTEQLSRDRVVCIPLDPPPPAANGSSRGPADASSPGPRGVGPELQGRRTHLVYQQYIYISQVCYHEALPLCSRFFPYMALLQSLLLVAAGSFWLHFPLTSSRVEQFLAVLAKCCESPWTSQALSRAARQEGLRGEREEGEKPAASRTRRSSLDSPLLKRWDGASPSPSPCPSCRSSVSSSSLGSRGTVPPSGPPVLVDGPRQDVSLDRSDEEQARALFERVRKFRSHCESSAVIFKVYLAQTVFKVLMVLLIMSYTLPLLSSFTFNHTCQPEERPLVGYATFQCIHVLSSLLRKLLLAYLSLLGLYGLLNLYTLSWSLHSSLRQYCFHSPKDLRFMRDVPDLGNDLAFLIHMLDQYDPLLVQRLSVFLSPGSESRLLEESLERRWGEEELRGLTSLDADGRSALQLVALPRLPPALFSLGQLHVLKLELIADARFTAQVANMAALRELHLHHCSPAVDPTALAVLQERLEVLQLTFTQPSQIPGWVLSLRSLHELHLSGRLSAEGGVGRGWALGSLRQLRHLRVLVISGALQRIPGELCEVAGSLTRLEILNEGTRLLVLTGLKRVADLTELRLQDCQLERLPTALLALTRLHTLDLQHNNLRTLEELLGLAHLRRLSCLRLGYNRVVALPPSVGVLRGLELLDLSNNQLQSLPPALFALRRLRRLLLAGNLLEELPGEVRALQLLTELDLSGNRLESLPSDLCSGCTELRVLNVAHNALSSIPGGVAALARLSRLDLRGNCLQGLPAELGCCSGLQGGGLLVENWLLRSLPSHVRDLLSQSAAPPAASSEPQSRPESDSFPYFYPTQWSFSSALESRI, encoded by the exons ATGTTCTCCCTGTCGGAGCTGGCTCCCCTGAACCAGCACCAGAGCAGCTGCAAGCTGCTCAAGCCGTGGTGGGAGGTCTTCATGGACCACCTGGTGGTCCTCATGCTGCTGACCTCGGTCCTGGCCTGCACCGAGCAGCTGTCCCGGGACCGGGTGGTGTGCATCCCCCTGGATCCGCCGCCGCccgctgccaacgggagctcccgCGGTCCTGCAGACGCCTCGTCCCCCGGGCCCCGCGGCGTCGGTCCGGAGCTGCAGGGTCGACGCACACATCTGGTTTACCAGCAGTACATCTACATCAGCCAG GTGTGCTACCACGAGGCCCTGCCGCTGTGCTCCCGGTTCTTCCCCTACATGGCGCTGCTGCAGTCCCTGCTGCTGGTCGCCGCCGGCTCCTTCTGGCTCCACTTCCCGCTCACCTCGTCGCGGGTCGAGCAGTTCCTGGCCGTCCTGGCCAAGTGCTGCGAGTCTCCCTGGACGTCCCAGGCCCTGTCGCGAGCCGCCCGGCAGGAGGGCCTCCGgggggagcgggaggagggggagaaaccCGCGGCCTCCCGGACCAGACGCTCCAGCCTGGACAGTCCGCTCCTGAAGAGGTGGGACGGGGCGtccccctccccgtcccccTGCCCGTCCTGtcgctcctccgtctcctcctcgtcccTGGGCTCCCGGGGGACCGTCCCTCCCTCCGGGCCCCCGGTCCTGGTGGACGGCCCCCGGCAGGACGTCAGTTTGGACAGGAGTGACGAGGAGCAGGCCCGGGCGCTGTTCGAGAGGGTCAGGAAGTTCCGCTCTCACTGCGAGAGCTCAGCCGTCATTTTCAAG GTTTACTTGGCTCAGACGGTGTTCAAAGTGCTGATGGTGCTGCTGATCATGAGCTacaccctccccctcctcagctCCTTCACGTTCAACCACACCTGTCAGCCCGAGgagcgccccctggtgggctACGCCACCTTCCAGTGTATCCACGTCCTGTCCTCGCTGCTGCGCAAACTGCTGCTGGCCTACCTGAGCCTGCTGGGCCTCTACGGCCTGCTGAACCTGTACACGCTCAGCTGGAGCTTACACAG CTCCTTGCGGCAGTACTGCTTCCACTCTCCAAAGGACCTGCGCTTCATGAGGGACGTTCCCGACCTTGGAAACGACCTCGCCTTCCTCATCCACATGCTGGACCAGTACGACCCGCTGCTGGTGCAGCGGCTCTCCGTCTTCCTGTCGCCGGGCAGCGAGAgccggctgctggaggagagcctGGAGAGGcgctggggggaggaggagctgcgAGGCCTGACCTCGCTGGACGCCGACGGCCGCTCCGCCCTGCAGCTGGTGGCGCTGCCCCGTCTCCCGCCGGCGCTCTTCAGCCTCGGGCAGCTTCACGTGCTCAAGCTGGAGCTCATCGCAGACGCCCGGTTCACTGCGCAGGTGGCCAACATGGCGGCTCTCAG GGAGCTCCACCTTCACCACTGCTCCCCGGCGGTGGATCCCACCGCACTGGCTGTTCTGCAGGAGCGTCTGGAAGTCCTCCAGCTCACCTTCACTCAGCCTTCACAGATCCCCGGCTGGGTCCTGTCCCTCCGCAGCCTCCACGAGCTCCACCTGTCGGGCCGTCTGAGCGCCGAAGGCGGGGTGGGCCGCGGCTGGGCGCTGGGGAGCCTCCGCCAGCTGCGTCACCTGCGCGTGCTGGTGATCAGTGGCGCGCTGCAGAGGATCCCCGGGGAGCTGTGCGAGGTGGCGGGCAGCCTGACCCGGCTGGAGATCCTGAATGAGGGCACCAGGCTGCTGGTGCTGACGGGCCTGAAGCGGGTGGCCGACCTGACGGAGCTGCGGCTGCAGGACTGTCAGCTGGAGCGCCTGCCCACCGCCCTGCTGGCGCTGACCCGCCTGCACACGCTCGACCTCCAGCACAATAACCTCCGcaccctggaggagctgctcggTTTGGCTCACCTGCGTCGTCTCTCCTGCCTGAGGCTGGGCTACAACCGGGTGGTGGCCCTGCCGCCCAGCGTGGGGGTCCTCCGGGGCCTGGAGCTCCTGGACCTGTCCAacaaccagctgcagagcctcccCCCGGCTCTCTTCGCCCTGCGCCGCCTCCGCAGGCTCCTGCTGGCCGggaacctgctggaggagctcccCGGCGAGGTGAgggcgctgcagctgctcacGGAGCTGGACCTGAGTGGGAACCGGCTGGAGAGcctgccctctgacctctgcagcggctgcacTGAGCTGCGAGTTCTCAATGTGGCTCACAACGCTTTGAGTTCGATCCCCGGAGGAGTGGCGGCTCTGGCTCGGCTGAGCAGGTTGGACCTGCGAGGGAACTGTCTGCAGGGACTGCCGGCCGAGCTGGGCTGCTGCTCCGGGCTGCAGGGCGGAGGCCTCCTGGTGGAGAACTGGCTCCTGCGCTCTCTGCCCTCACACGTCAGGGACCTCCTGAGCCAGTCTGCCGCCccgcctgctgcttcctctgagcCTCAGTCCAGGCCGGAGTCCGACAGCTTCCCATACTTCTACCCGACACAGTGGAGCTTCTCCTCCGCTCTGGAGTCACGCATCTAA